The proteins below come from a single Balaenoptera musculus isolate JJ_BM4_2016_0621 chromosome 1, mBalMus1.pri.v3, whole genome shotgun sequence genomic window:
- the TENT5B gene encoding terminal nucleotidyltransferase 5B, translating to MMPSESGAESPDRAAAQVETAAASAVATAAPAGGGPDPEAASASLGRHLSRLSWPQVKRLDALLSEPIPIHGRGNFPTLSVQPRQIVQVVRSSLEEQGLRVHGVRLHGSAASHVLHPESGLGYKDLDLVFRVDLRSEASFQLTKEVVLACLLDFLPAGVSRAKITPLTLKEAYVQKLVKVCTDTDRWSLISLSNKSGKNVELKFVDSVRRQFEFSVDSFQILLDSLLLFSQCSSTPMSEAFHPTVTGESLYGDFAEALDHLRHRVIATRSPEEIRGGGLLKYCHLLVRGLRPQPSTDMSALQRYMCSRFFIDFPDLAEQQRMLERYLEAHFSGADSARRYACLVTLHRVVNESTVCLMSHERRQTLGLIATLALQALAEQGPAAAAALAWRSPVPDGVVPATVNYYVTPVQPLLSRAHASYPTWLPCN from the exons ATGATGCCTTCGGAAAGCGGAGCGGAGAGCCCGGACCGAGCGGCTGCACAGGTGGAGACCGCTGCGGCCTCGGCGGTGGCTACGGCTGCCCCGGCAGGCGGCGGCCCCGACCCGGAGGCCGCATCGGCCTCCCTCGGACGGCACCTGAGTAGGCTGAGTTGGCCGCAGGTGAAGCGACTGGATGCGCTCCTGAGCGAACCGATTCCCATTCATGGGCGCGGCAACTTCCCCACGCTGAGCGTGCAGCCCCGGCAGATCGTGCAG GTCGTCCGCAGCAGCCTGGAGGAGCAGGGACTGCGCGTGCACGGTGTGCGGCTGCACGGCTCGGCCGCCAGCCACGTGCTGCACCCCGAGAGTGGCCTGGGCTACAAGGACCTGGACCTGGTGTTCCGCGTGGACCTGCGCAGCGAGGCGTCTTTCCAGCTGACCAAAGAGGTGGTGCTGGCCTGCCTGCTGGACTTCTTGCCGGCCGGTGTGAGCCGGGCCAAGATCACACCCCTGACACTCAAGGAGGCTTATGTACAGAAGCTGGTGAAAGTGTGCACAGACACGGACCGATGGAGCCTCATCTCGTTGTCCAACAAGAGCGGTAAGAACGTGGAGCTCAAGTTCGTGGATTCAGTCAGGCGCCAATTCGAGTTTAGCGTAGACTCCTTCCAGATCCTCCTGGACTCCCTGCTGCTCTTCAGCCAGTGCTCCTCCACGCCCATGTCCGAGGCCTTCCACCCCACGGTGACAGGCGAGAGCCTGTACGGGGACTTCGCCGAGGCCCTGGACCACCTGCGGCACCGCGTCATCGCCACACGCAGTCCCGAAGAGATCCGAGGGGGCGGCCTCCTCAAGTACTGCCACCTGCTGGTGCGGGGCTTACGGCCGCAGCCCAGCACCGACATGAGCGCCCTGCAGCGCTACATGTGCTCCCGCTTCTTCATCGACTTCCCGGACCTGGCGGAGCAGCAGCGCATGCTGGAGCGCTACCTCGAGGCCCACTTCAGCGGGGCCGACTCGGCGCGCCGCTACGCCTGCCTGGTGACGCTGCACCGGGTGGTCAACGAGAGCACAGTGTGCCTCATGAGCCACGAGCGCCGCCAGACGCTGGGCCTCATCGCCACGCTGGCGCTCCAGGCGCTGGCCGAGCAGGGCCCGGCGGCCGCGGCCGCCCTGGCCTGGCGCTCCCCAGTCCCTGACGGGGTCGTGCCCGCCACTGTCAATTACTACGTGACCCCCGTGCAGCCTCTGCTGTCCCGGGCCCACGCCTCCTATCCCACCTGGCTGCCTTGTAACTGA